One Thermogemmatispora onikobensis genomic window carries:
- a CDS encoding TIGR03668 family PPOX class F420-dependent oxidoreductase, translating into MSKRTVLTEEEQRFVLGQRVARLATADVAGHPHLVPVCYAFDGRCFYTPLDEKPKRVAVTELRRVRNIEARHEAALLIDHYEDDWSRLGYVLVEGEAQLLPPGDERQQQAVALLRTRYPQYQRMALERLPVIMLTPRAVTSWGPALAPARSSPRPEQP; encoded by the coding sequence ATGAGCAAGCGCACTGTGCTGACTGAAGAGGAGCAGCGCTTTGTACTTGGGCAGCGGGTGGCGCGCCTGGCTACAGCAGATGTGGCGGGCCATCCCCACCTCGTGCCGGTCTGCTACGCCTTCGATGGACGATGCTTCTATACGCCGCTCGATGAGAAGCCGAAGCGGGTGGCCGTGACGGAGCTGCGTCGTGTGCGCAATATCGAGGCGCGGCACGAGGCAGCTCTCTTAATCGATCACTACGAGGATGACTGGTCACGCCTCGGGTACGTGCTGGTCGAGGGGGAGGCTCAGCTGTTGCCGCCGGGCGACGAGCGGCAGCAACAGGCTGTGGCTCTGTTGCGCACGCGCTATCCCCAGTATCAGCGCATGGCGCTAGAGCGGTTGCCGGTGATTATGCTGACGCCACGGGCGGTGACTTCCTGGGGGCCGGCGCTGGCTCCAGCCCGCAGCTCTCCCAGGCCAGAGCAACCCTGA
- a CDS encoding sensor histidine kinase, giving the protein MTERTTAEKATGINYRHFFLQLLEAAPWPVLVIDRALTIRYYNRHVGSLFGATEPLHKARLDQLISSAAMIQLVRESIASQRPQSAEFNEGPAGPCWKVSVTPLEHHKPSAGQKRLPEYRYFAVAIEDLTELRRLERVRRDFVANISHELRTPLASVRLLAETLEDTIETDPEQAQVFVERIEKEVQYLTSLVSELLELSRIESGQLPMVIEPVEAQQLVREGMARLLPQAQRHRVRLRTEIRDGQVLVAADSKQIGRVLVNLIHNAIKFTPSGGEVVVGTVAEPDGRSQRFFVRDTGVGIRPEDLPRIFERFYKVDRSRSKFDHVGAGGGGSGLGLAIARHIVEAHGGRIFAESAVGQGSTFFFTLPVAHADRPTS; this is encoded by the coding sequence TTGACAGAGCGCACAACAGCCGAGAAGGCAACAGGCATCAACTATCGTCACTTCTTCCTGCAGCTGCTAGAGGCTGCACCCTGGCCGGTGCTCGTCATCGATCGCGCGCTGACCATCCGCTATTACAACCGCCATGTCGGCAGCCTCTTTGGTGCGACGGAGCCGCTGCACAAAGCCCGTCTTGATCAACTCATCAGCAGCGCCGCCATGATCCAGCTGGTGCGCGAGAGTATAGCCAGTCAGCGGCCTCAGAGCGCTGAATTCAACGAAGGTCCCGCTGGTCCCTGCTGGAAAGTCTCTGTCACCCCCCTGGAACATCACAAGCCGTCGGCGGGCCAGAAGCGGCTGCCTGAGTACCGCTATTTTGCCGTGGCCATCGAGGACCTTACCGAGCTGCGGCGCCTGGAGCGCGTCCGCCGCGACTTCGTCGCCAACATCTCGCACGAGCTCCGCACCCCGCTTGCTTCTGTGCGGCTGCTGGCCGAGACTCTGGAGGACACCATTGAGACGGACCCTGAGCAGGCGCAGGTCTTTGTTGAGCGCATCGAGAAAGAGGTCCAGTATCTGACCTCGCTCGTCTCCGAGCTTCTGGAGCTATCGCGCATCGAATCGGGCCAGCTACCGATGGTCATCGAGCCGGTCGAGGCCCAGCAGCTGGTGCGTGAGGGCATGGCTCGTCTGCTGCCTCAAGCCCAGCGCCATCGGGTCAGACTGCGGACCGAGATTCGCGATGGGCAGGTGTTGGTGGCTGCTGACAGTAAGCAGATCGGGCGTGTGCTCGTTAATCTCATTCACAACGCCATCAAGTTCACGCCCTCGGGCGGCGAAGTCGTTGTTGGCACCGTGGCTGAGCCGGATGGGCGCAGCCAGCGCTTCTTTGTGCGCGATACGGGGGTTGGCATTCGCCCCGAGGACCTGCCGCGCATCTTCGAACGCTTCTACAAGGTCGATCGCTCGCGCTCCAAGTTCGATCATGTGGGAGCGGGCGGTGGCGGTAGCGGTCTGGGTCTGGCCATTGCTCGCCACATCGTCGAGGCCCACGGCGGACGCATCTTTGCCGAGAGCGCGGTCGGCCAGGGCAGCACCTTCTTTTTCACGCTGCCCGTTGCTCATGCCGACCGCCCGACTTCCTGA
- a CDS encoding LLM class F420-dependent oxidoreductase, whose protein sequence is MIAERAERAGLSSLWVMDHFFQIPVVGPAEHEMLEGWSALAFAAGRTNCIRLGTLVTGVTYRHPGLLVKTATTLDVLSHGRSYFGIGAAWNEEEHRGLGVPFPPLAERFERLEETLQIALQMWAGDERPFQGKHYQLERPLNSPRPVQQPHPPILIGGGGERKTLRLVARYADACNLFASGGREQLQHKLEVLHEHCEAIGRPYEQIEKTTLSSLRLSRDGRAGSLSPAAAVDFFGGLAELGIDQAIFSLPNVHELEPFELLATEIVPQVEKIAVAGR, encoded by the coding sequence GTGATTGCAGAACGAGCCGAGCGCGCCGGCCTCTCCAGTCTCTGGGTCATGGACCACTTCTTTCAGATTCCGGTGGTGGGGCCAGCCGAGCATGAGATGCTGGAGGGCTGGTCGGCTCTGGCTTTCGCCGCCGGTCGGACAAACTGCATCCGCCTGGGGACGCTGGTCACCGGCGTGACCTACCGCCATCCCGGTCTTCTGGTGAAGACAGCTACGACGCTGGATGTGCTTTCGCACGGGCGCAGCTACTTCGGGATCGGTGCCGCCTGGAATGAGGAAGAGCATCGCGGCCTGGGGGTGCCTTTCCCACCGCTGGCCGAGCGCTTCGAGCGCCTGGAGGAAACGCTGCAGATCGCACTCCAGATGTGGGCCGGCGACGAGCGTCCCTTTCAGGGCAAGCACTACCAGCTCGAACGCCCCTTGAATTCGCCGCGCCCAGTCCAGCAGCCTCACCCGCCAATCCTGATCGGCGGCGGCGGTGAGCGCAAGACACTGCGCCTGGTGGCTCGCTACGCCGATGCCTGCAATCTGTTCGCCTCTGGCGGCAGAGAGCAGCTACAGCATAAGCTGGAGGTGCTGCACGAGCACTGCGAGGCCATTGGCCGCCCTTATGAGCAGATCGAGAAGACGACGCTGAGCAGCCTGCGCCTGTCTCGCGATGGGCGCGCCGGCTCGCTGTCACCCGCCGCTGCCGTGGACTTCTTCGGCGGCTTGGCCGAGCTGGGCATCGATCAGGCAATCTTTAGCCTCCCCAATGTCCACGAGCTGGAGCCATTTGAGCTGCTGGCCACCGAGATTGTGCCCCAGGTAGAGAAAATTGCGGTGGCCGGTCGCTGA